A stretch of the uncultured Cohaesibacter sp. genome encodes the following:
- a CDS encoding HU family DNA-binding protein, protein MNKNELISAVAEKADLTKAQAGDAVDALFNIISDTLKGGDEVRIIGFGNFSVTERAATEGRNPRTGDTIQIPASKTPKFKAGKGLKDAVNS, encoded by the coding sequence ATGAACAAGAATGAACTGATCTCTGCTGTCGCTGAAAAGGCAGACCTGACCAAAGCGCAAGCTGGTGACGCTGTCGATGCATTGTTCAACATCATCTCCGATACCCTGAAGGGTGGTGATGAAGTTCGCATCATCGGCTTTGGCAACTTCTCCGTGACCGAGCGCGCTGCTACCGAAGGTCGTAACCCTCGCACGGGCGATACCATCCAGATCCCAGCTTCCAAAACGCCTAAGTTCAAAGCTGGTAAAGGCCTGAAAGACGCCGTCAACAGCTAA